From Mustela nigripes isolate SB6536 chromosome 13, MUSNIG.SB6536, whole genome shotgun sequence, one genomic window encodes:
- the RCN2 gene encoding reticulocalbin-2 isoform X2, with protein MRLGPRPAALGLLLLCAAAASAGDAEELHYPQGEHRSDYDREALLGGQEEVDEYVKLSPEEQHKRLKSIIKKIDLDSDGFLTESELSSWIQMSFKHYAMQEAKQQFVEYDKNSDNSVSWDEYNIQMYDRVIDFDENAALDDAEEESFRQLHLKDKKRFEKANQDSSPGLNLEEFIAFEHPEEVDYMTEFVIQEALEEHDKNGDGFVSLEEFLGDYRRDPTNEDPEWILVEKDRFLNDYDKDTDGRLDPQELLSWVVPNNQGIAQEEALHLIDEMDLNSDRKLSEAEILENQDLFLTSEATDYGRQLHDEYFYHDEL; from the exons ATGCGGCTGGGCCCGAGGCCCGCGGcgctggggctgctgctgctgtgcgCCGCGGCAGCCAGCGCCGGGGACGCCGAGGAGCTGCACTACCCGCAGGGCGAGCACCGCAGCGACTACGACCGTGAGGCGCTGCTGGGCGGCCAG GAAGAAGTCGATGAATATGTTAAACTCTCCCCCGAAGAGCAACACAAAAGACTGAAGTCAATCATAAAGAAAATTGACTTGGACTCAGATGGCTTTCTCACGGAAA GCGAACTCAGTTCGTGgattcagatgtcttttaaaCATTATGCTATGCAAGAAGCAAAACAACAGTTTGTTGAATATGACAAAAACAGTGATAATAGTGTGTCGTGGGATGAATACAACATTCAGATGTATGACCGTGTGATCGACTTTGATGAGAATGCTGCTTTGGATGATGCCGAAGAGGAGTCTTTTAGGCAG cttCATTTAAAGGACAAGAAGCGATTTGAGAAAGCGAACCAAGATTCAAGTCCTGGTTTGAATCTTGAAGAATTTATTGCTTTTGAGCATCCTGAAGAAGTTGATTATATGACG GAATTTGTCATTCAAGAGGCTTTGGAAGAACATGACAAAAATGGTGATGGGTTTGTTAGTTTGGAAGAATTTCTTGGTGACTACAGGCGGGATCCAA CAAATGAAGATCCAGAGTGGATACTGGTTGAGAAAGATAGATTCCTGAATGATTATGACAAAGATACTGACGGCAGGCTTGATCCCCAAGAGCTGTTGTCTTGGGTAGTACCCAATAACCAGGGCATTGCTCAAGAGGAG gctcTTCACCTAATTGATGAAATGGATTTGAATAGTGACAGAAAGCTCTCGGAAGCGGAGATTCTGGAGAACCAGGACTTGTTTCTTACCAGTGAAGCTACAGATTATGGCAGACAGCTTCATGATGAATATTTCTATCATGATGAGCTTTAA
- the RCN2 gene encoding reticulocalbin-2 isoform X1 — MRLGPRPAALGLLLLCAAAASAGDAEELHYPQGEHRSDYDREALLGGQEEVDEYVKLSPEEQHKRLKSIIKKIDLDSDGFLTESELSSWIQMSFKHYAMQEAKQQFVEYDKNSDNSVSWDEYNIQMYDRVIDFDENAALDDAEEESFRQLHLKDKKRFEKANQDSSPGLNLEEFIAFEHPEEVDYMTEFVIQEALEEHDKNGDGFVSLEEFLGDYRRDPTANEDPEWILVEKDRFLNDYDKDTDGRLDPQELLSWVVPNNQGIAQEEALHLIDEMDLNSDRKLSEAEILENQDLFLTSEATDYGRQLHDEYFYHDEL, encoded by the exons ATGCGGCTGGGCCCGAGGCCCGCGGcgctggggctgctgctgctgtgcgCCGCGGCAGCCAGCGCCGGGGACGCCGAGGAGCTGCACTACCCGCAGGGCGAGCACCGCAGCGACTACGACCGTGAGGCGCTGCTGGGCGGCCAG GAAGAAGTCGATGAATATGTTAAACTCTCCCCCGAAGAGCAACACAAAAGACTGAAGTCAATCATAAAGAAAATTGACTTGGACTCAGATGGCTTTCTCACGGAAA GCGAACTCAGTTCGTGgattcagatgtcttttaaaCATTATGCTATGCAAGAAGCAAAACAACAGTTTGTTGAATATGACAAAAACAGTGATAATAGTGTGTCGTGGGATGAATACAACATTCAGATGTATGACCGTGTGATCGACTTTGATGAGAATGCTGCTTTGGATGATGCCGAAGAGGAGTCTTTTAGGCAG cttCATTTAAAGGACAAGAAGCGATTTGAGAAAGCGAACCAAGATTCAAGTCCTGGTTTGAATCTTGAAGAATTTATTGCTTTTGAGCATCCTGAAGAAGTTGATTATATGACG GAATTTGTCATTCAAGAGGCTTTGGAAGAACATGACAAAAATGGTGATGGGTTTGTTAGTTTGGAAGAATTTCTTGGTGACTACAGGCGGGATCCAA CAGCAAATGAAGATCCAGAGTGGATACTGGTTGAGAAAGATAGATTCCTGAATGATTATGACAAAGATACTGACGGCAGGCTTGATCCCCAAGAGCTGTTGTCTTGGGTAGTACCCAATAACCAGGGCATTGCTCAAGAGGAG gctcTTCACCTAATTGATGAAATGGATTTGAATAGTGACAGAAAGCTCTCGGAAGCGGAGATTCTGGAGAACCAGGACTTGTTTCTTACCAGTGAAGCTACAGATTATGGCAGACAGCTTCATGATGAATATTTCTATCATGATGAGCTTTAA